A window of Oncorhynchus nerka isolate Pitt River linkage group LG4, Oner_Uvic_2.0, whole genome shotgun sequence contains these coding sequences:
- the LOC115126548 gene encoding COP9 signalosome complex subunit 4-like isoform X1: MAAGVRQELAQLMNSSGSHKDLAGKYRQILEKAIQFTDAEQLESLKAFVEAMVNENVSLVISRQLLTDFCTNIPSLPDSTAKAVYHFTLEKIQPRVISFEEQVASIRQHLATIYEKEEDWRNAAQVLVGIPLETGQKQYNVDYKLDTYLKIARLYLEDDDPVQAEAYINRASLLQNESTNEQLQVHYKVCYARVLDYRRKFIEAAQRYNELSYKSIVHETERLEALKHALHCTILASAGQQRSRMLATLFKDERCQQLAAYGILEKMYLDRIIRGSQLQEFAAMLMPHQKATMADGSSILDRAVIEHNLLSASKLYNNITFEELGALLEIPPAKDDCPDGEVPGYRCNLAEKIASQMITEGRMNGFIDQIDGIVHFETREPLPTWDKHIQSLCFQVNNLLEKITAAAPEWTAQAIEAQMTQ; this comes from the exons ATGGCGGCCGGAGTGAGACAGGAGCTTGCACAGCTTATGAATTCAAGCGGATCCCACAAAGATCTCGCTGGAAA ATATCGACAGATTCTGGAGAAGGCCATCCAATTCACAGATGCAGAACAATTGGAATCATTAAAAGCATTCGTCGAAGCAA TGGTCAATGAGAACGTCAGCTTAGTGATCTCTAGACAGCTGCTGACAGACTTCTGCACAAACATCCCCAGTCTTCCTGACAGCACAGCCAAGGCAGTCTACCACTTCACACTAGAGAAGATACAGCCCAGGGtcatctcttttgaagaacag GTGGCCTCCATCAGACAGCACTTAGCCACCATCTATGAGAAGGAGGAGGACTGGAGAAACGCTGCTCAGGTTCTAGTGGGCATTCCTCTGGAAACAGGACAGAA GCAGTACAACGTAGACTATAAGTTGGACACATACCTGAAGATCGCCCGTCTGTACCTGGAGGATGACGACCCTGTCCAGGCCGAGGCCTACATCAACAGGGCCTCTCTGCTCCAGAACGAGTCCACCAACGAACAGCTACAGGTCCACTACAAAGTGTGCTACGCCAGAGTGCTGGACTACAGGAGGAAGTTTATCGAGGCGGCGCAGCGGTACAACGAGCTCTCCTACAAGTCCATCGTCCACGAGACCGAGCGTCTGGAGGCCCTGAAGCACGCTCTCCACTGCACCATCCTGGCATCAGCGG gCCAGCAGCGCTCCCGTATGTTAGCCACCCTGTTTAAAGACGAGCGCTGTCAGCAGCTGGCGGCCTACGGCATCCTAGAGAAGATGTACCTGGACCGGATCATCAGGGGGAGCCAGCTGCAGGAGTTTGCAGCTATGCTCATGCCCCACCAGAAGGCCACCATGGCAGACG GCTCCAGCATATTGGACAGAGCTGTTATTGAACACAACCTGCTGTCTGCTAGCAAACTTTACAACAACATCACGTTTGAAGAGCTAGGAGCGCTTTTGGAGATCCCTCCCGCTAAG GACGATTGTCCCGATGGTGAGGTCCCTGGTTACAGATGCAATCTG gCTGAGAAGATCGCCTCCCAGATGATCACTGAGGGACGCATGAACGGCTTCATCGACCAGATCGATGGAATCGTCCACTTTGAGA CACGGGAGCCCCTGCCCACCTGGGACAAGCATATCCAGTCTCTGTGTTTCCAGGTGAACAACCTGCTGGAGAAGATCACTGCGGCTGCTCCTGAGTGGACAGCCCAGGCCATAGAGGCTCAGAtgacccagtag
- the LOC115126548 gene encoding COP9 signalosome complex subunit 4-like isoform X2, protein MAAGVRQELAQLMNSSGSHKDLAGKYRQILEKAIQFTDAEQLESLKAFVEAMVNENVSLVISRQLLTDFCTNIPSLPDSTAKAVYHFTLEKIQPRVISFEEQVASIRQHLATIYEKEEDWRNAAQVLVGIPLETGQKQYNVDYKLDTYLKIARLYLEDDDPVQAEAYINRASLLQNESTNEQLQVHYKVCYARVLDYRRKFIEAAQRYNELSYKSIVHETERLEALKHALHCTILASAGQQRSRMLATLFKDERCQQLAAYGILEKMYLDRIIRGSQLQEFAAMLMPHQKATMADGSSILDRAVIEHNLLSASKLYNNITFEELGALLEIPPAKAEKIASQMITEGRMNGFIDQIDGIVHFETREPLPTWDKHIQSLCFQVNNLLEKITAAAPEWTAQAIEAQMTQ, encoded by the exons ATGGCGGCCGGAGTGAGACAGGAGCTTGCACAGCTTATGAATTCAAGCGGATCCCACAAAGATCTCGCTGGAAA ATATCGACAGATTCTGGAGAAGGCCATCCAATTCACAGATGCAGAACAATTGGAATCATTAAAAGCATTCGTCGAAGCAA TGGTCAATGAGAACGTCAGCTTAGTGATCTCTAGACAGCTGCTGACAGACTTCTGCACAAACATCCCCAGTCTTCCTGACAGCACAGCCAAGGCAGTCTACCACTTCACACTAGAGAAGATACAGCCCAGGGtcatctcttttgaagaacag GTGGCCTCCATCAGACAGCACTTAGCCACCATCTATGAGAAGGAGGAGGACTGGAGAAACGCTGCTCAGGTTCTAGTGGGCATTCCTCTGGAAACAGGACAGAA GCAGTACAACGTAGACTATAAGTTGGACACATACCTGAAGATCGCCCGTCTGTACCTGGAGGATGACGACCCTGTCCAGGCCGAGGCCTACATCAACAGGGCCTCTCTGCTCCAGAACGAGTCCACCAACGAACAGCTACAGGTCCACTACAAAGTGTGCTACGCCAGAGTGCTGGACTACAGGAGGAAGTTTATCGAGGCGGCGCAGCGGTACAACGAGCTCTCCTACAAGTCCATCGTCCACGAGACCGAGCGTCTGGAGGCCCTGAAGCACGCTCTCCACTGCACCATCCTGGCATCAGCGG gCCAGCAGCGCTCCCGTATGTTAGCCACCCTGTTTAAAGACGAGCGCTGTCAGCAGCTGGCGGCCTACGGCATCCTAGAGAAGATGTACCTGGACCGGATCATCAGGGGGAGCCAGCTGCAGGAGTTTGCAGCTATGCTCATGCCCCACCAGAAGGCCACCATGGCAGACG GCTCCAGCATATTGGACAGAGCTGTTATTGAACACAACCTGCTGTCTGCTAGCAAACTTTACAACAACATCACGTTTGAAGAGCTAGGAGCGCTTTTGGAGATCCCTCCCGCTAAG gCTGAGAAGATCGCCTCCCAGATGATCACTGAGGGACGCATGAACGGCTTCATCGACCAGATCGATGGAATCGTCCACTTTGAGA CACGGGAGCCCCTGCCCACCTGGGACAAGCATATCCAGTCTCTGTGTTTCCAGGTGAACAACCTGCTGGAGAAGATCACTGCGGCTGCTCCTGAGTGGACAGCCCAGGCCATAGAGGCTCAGAtgacccagtag
- the LOC115126548 gene encoding COP9 signalosome complex subunit 4-like isoform X3, whose product MASTDQIIYRQILEKAIQFTDAEQLESLKAFVEAMVNENVSLVISRQLLTDFCTNIPSLPDSTAKAVYHFTLEKIQPRVISFEEQVASIRQHLATIYEKEEDWRNAAQVLVGIPLETGQKQYNVDYKLDTYLKIARLYLEDDDPVQAEAYINRASLLQNESTNEQLQVHYKVCYARVLDYRRKFIEAAQRYNELSYKSIVHETERLEALKHALHCTILASAGQQRSRMLATLFKDERCQQLAAYGILEKMYLDRIIRGSQLQEFAAMLMPHQKATMADGSSILDRAVIEHNLLSASKLYNNITFEELGALLEIPPAKDDCPDGEVPGYRCNLAEKIASQMITEGRMNGFIDQIDGIVHFETREPLPTWDKHIQSLCFQVNNLLEKITAAAPEWTAQAIEAQMTQ is encoded by the exons ATGGCGAGTACAGACCAAATCAT ATATCGACAGATTCTGGAGAAGGCCATCCAATTCACAGATGCAGAACAATTGGAATCATTAAAAGCATTCGTCGAAGCAA TGGTCAATGAGAACGTCAGCTTAGTGATCTCTAGACAGCTGCTGACAGACTTCTGCACAAACATCCCCAGTCTTCCTGACAGCACAGCCAAGGCAGTCTACCACTTCACACTAGAGAAGATACAGCCCAGGGtcatctcttttgaagaacag GTGGCCTCCATCAGACAGCACTTAGCCACCATCTATGAGAAGGAGGAGGACTGGAGAAACGCTGCTCAGGTTCTAGTGGGCATTCCTCTGGAAACAGGACAGAA GCAGTACAACGTAGACTATAAGTTGGACACATACCTGAAGATCGCCCGTCTGTACCTGGAGGATGACGACCCTGTCCAGGCCGAGGCCTACATCAACAGGGCCTCTCTGCTCCAGAACGAGTCCACCAACGAACAGCTACAGGTCCACTACAAAGTGTGCTACGCCAGAGTGCTGGACTACAGGAGGAAGTTTATCGAGGCGGCGCAGCGGTACAACGAGCTCTCCTACAAGTCCATCGTCCACGAGACCGAGCGTCTGGAGGCCCTGAAGCACGCTCTCCACTGCACCATCCTGGCATCAGCGG gCCAGCAGCGCTCCCGTATGTTAGCCACCCTGTTTAAAGACGAGCGCTGTCAGCAGCTGGCGGCCTACGGCATCCTAGAGAAGATGTACCTGGACCGGATCATCAGGGGGAGCCAGCTGCAGGAGTTTGCAGCTATGCTCATGCCCCACCAGAAGGCCACCATGGCAGACG GCTCCAGCATATTGGACAGAGCTGTTATTGAACACAACCTGCTGTCTGCTAGCAAACTTTACAACAACATCACGTTTGAAGAGCTAGGAGCGCTTTTGGAGATCCCTCCCGCTAAG GACGATTGTCCCGATGGTGAGGTCCCTGGTTACAGATGCAATCTG gCTGAGAAGATCGCCTCCCAGATGATCACTGAGGGACGCATGAACGGCTTCATCGACCAGATCGATGGAATCGTCCACTTTGAGA CACGGGAGCCCCTGCCCACCTGGGACAAGCATATCCAGTCTCTGTGTTTCCAGGTGAACAACCTGCTGGAGAAGATCACTGCGGCTGCTCCTGAGTGGACAGCCCAGGCCATAGAGGCTCAGAtgacccagtag
- the LOC115126548 gene encoding COP9 signalosome complex subunit 4-like isoform X4, translated as MVNENVSLVISRQLLTDFCTNIPSLPDSTAKAVYHFTLEKIQPRVISFEEQVASIRQHLATIYEKEEDWRNAAQVLVGIPLETGQKQYNVDYKLDTYLKIARLYLEDDDPVQAEAYINRASLLQNESTNEQLQVHYKVCYARVLDYRRKFIEAAQRYNELSYKSIVHETERLEALKHALHCTILASAGQQRSRMLATLFKDERCQQLAAYGILEKMYLDRIIRGSQLQEFAAMLMPHQKATMADGSSILDRAVIEHNLLSASKLYNNITFEELGALLEIPPAKDDCPDGEVPGYRCNLAEKIASQMITEGRMNGFIDQIDGIVHFETREPLPTWDKHIQSLCFQVNNLLEKITAAAPEWTAQAIEAQMTQ; from the exons A TGGTCAATGAGAACGTCAGCTTAGTGATCTCTAGACAGCTGCTGACAGACTTCTGCACAAACATCCCCAGTCTTCCTGACAGCACAGCCAAGGCAGTCTACCACTTCACACTAGAGAAGATACAGCCCAGGGtcatctcttttgaagaacag GTGGCCTCCATCAGACAGCACTTAGCCACCATCTATGAGAAGGAGGAGGACTGGAGAAACGCTGCTCAGGTTCTAGTGGGCATTCCTCTGGAAACAGGACAGAA GCAGTACAACGTAGACTATAAGTTGGACACATACCTGAAGATCGCCCGTCTGTACCTGGAGGATGACGACCCTGTCCAGGCCGAGGCCTACATCAACAGGGCCTCTCTGCTCCAGAACGAGTCCACCAACGAACAGCTACAGGTCCACTACAAAGTGTGCTACGCCAGAGTGCTGGACTACAGGAGGAAGTTTATCGAGGCGGCGCAGCGGTACAACGAGCTCTCCTACAAGTCCATCGTCCACGAGACCGAGCGTCTGGAGGCCCTGAAGCACGCTCTCCACTGCACCATCCTGGCATCAGCGG gCCAGCAGCGCTCCCGTATGTTAGCCACCCTGTTTAAAGACGAGCGCTGTCAGCAGCTGGCGGCCTACGGCATCCTAGAGAAGATGTACCTGGACCGGATCATCAGGGGGAGCCAGCTGCAGGAGTTTGCAGCTATGCTCATGCCCCACCAGAAGGCCACCATGGCAGACG GCTCCAGCATATTGGACAGAGCTGTTATTGAACACAACCTGCTGTCTGCTAGCAAACTTTACAACAACATCACGTTTGAAGAGCTAGGAGCGCTTTTGGAGATCCCTCCCGCTAAG GACGATTGTCCCGATGGTGAGGTCCCTGGTTACAGATGCAATCTG gCTGAGAAGATCGCCTCCCAGATGATCACTGAGGGACGCATGAACGGCTTCATCGACCAGATCGATGGAATCGTCCACTTTGAGA CACGGGAGCCCCTGCCCACCTGGGACAAGCATATCCAGTCTCTGTGTTTCCAGGTGAACAACCTGCTGGAGAAGATCACTGCGGCTGCTCCTGAGTGGACAGCCCAGGCCATAGAGGCTCAGAtgacccagtag